From Brassica rapa cultivar Chiifu-401-42 chromosome A06, CAAS_Brap_v3.01, whole genome shotgun sequence:
AACACCGTTGCCATAAAACTGGAAGAACTTTTTCCCAAATCCGTGGCCTTGTGGAAAATGTGTGAGCCCTCGGATTGCTAACCGGGAAGTTGTAGCCGGATTCTTGAAGCCTAGCCACTTGCCAACCACTGAGTTCACACCATCGCACCCTACCAAAACCTGAAGAATGTTGGTTCAGAAACCCCGCAACTCCACAACAAGACCAGCCTATCCTTCAGATTATTTACAGAGAGGACAAGTACCTTGGTTTTGAGAATAGTGCCATCAGAGAGATGAACCATCTTGTAGTATCCAGACAATTCGATATGAACAACCTTAGACGAAAACCTTATGGTCCCTTGAGGCAGCTCATCCGCTAGAGCCTCTAACAGCACCTTCCTCTGTACGCATCGAGACTCGTATTCTCTGACAAAACAATTTTAACAGGTTTTAaagttttcttccttttttttttaatatattttgtaaagaacagaagaagaagaaggaagaaacATACTCGGATTTTGGAAAGAGCATTTCCTTAGAAGGATTTCCTGGGGAGATGTGTCCCACCACCCATCTGCatgcgaagaagaagaagatcaaagaTAAAGTTCTCTAGTCACAGAGTTGATATGAACAATACTAGTGTTAGCCTGATGATAGATACCCTTGAAGGAGATCATGGAGATCGCGAACATGCTGAGAAACGCCGAGAGCTTCCATAGCCTTCCAAGCGTTGAACCAAGTAGTAAATGCGAATCCTGTGGCTCTCAGCTTATCTGAAGATTCCAGCACCATGCTTCTAATCCCAAGCCTGTGTGACACCACTTTGTTTAACTAACACAAAGGAAGGATAAGCTACTTTCACAAACACAAACCTATGAAGTCCAACGGCGGTTGAAAGGCCGGAGATTCCGGCGCCAACGATGACAATATCTAGGGTGCCTTGTTCTTCCATGGTGATCTTGAGGAAGCTCTGCGTTTATTCCTCTgttgtttatatttaaaaaatacaaaattgtggAGGAAGATGGCAAGTCAAACAAAGGCACCCAGTTCTAGGCAGGCGGCTATACAGTAATTAAAATCGAATTTTAATACtctattaaattattattatgaaGAAGAGCCCTCCCTACTTATTCGTAGTAGTGAAAGAGGAGACAAGCGCGTAATAAAAGGAAACCATCACATTATTTCTCTAAACTTTATTACAGACAAACAAATGATTACACTAATGCAAGTAGTGTATAGCTAGCTGCTTATTTGAAGAAATTGatttaagaaagaaagaaagaacaagTCAAAACGTGCAAGGAGGGTCAAAGTAGAAGCTGACGAGAAGTCTAGAGTTCTTGTAAGGCTTTCCTGCTCGATCATGAAGCCGGACGGCTCTGATTCCGGACTTGAGTTCCGGGAGTGGAAGACATGTCTGTCCTGCGAAATCATTGTGGGTGTCATTGTCGTAATCTTGGACTCTGAACCACACAAGTGCCAATTCTGGAACAGAGAGCTGAAACAGGAACTCTTGCTTCCATATAGGAAAC
This genomic window contains:
- the LOC103828095 gene encoding monooxygenase 2, with amino-acid sequence MEEQGTLDIVIVGAGISGLSTAVGLHRLGIRSMVLESSDKLRATGFAFTTWFNAWKAMEALGVSQHVRDLHDLLQGWVVGHISPGNPSKEMLFPKSEEYESRCVQRKVLLEALADELPQGTIRFSSKVVHIELSGYYKMVHLSDGTILKTKVLVGCDGVNSVVGKWLGFKNPATTSRLAIRGLTHFPQGHGFGKKFFQFYGNGVRSGFIPCDHNTVYWFLTHTCTELDEETSPETIKEFVLNKIKDLPDNIKSVVETTDLDSMVMSRLKYRPPWELLWANIAKDNVCVAGDALHPMTPDIGQGGCSAMEDGVILARCLGEAIKAKGETGECYKRIEQGLKKYAGERKWRSIDLITTAYTVGFIQQSTGKWMNLLRDKFLSSFLSRLLLKKSHFDCGSLVPT